One segment of Phycisphaerales bacterium DNA contains the following:
- a CDS encoding permease prefix domain 1-containing protein, translating into MRPVRQFVDRLSTMLRLPARRRQAIADELTSHLEDRVRDLELEGYSQSEALKFAISELGEMKELAHCLQQANRMPYRRIAMNTLIITGTVGALTAAGLFVVDEPMGPSDGMSGAVAPGLSEKIEEDLARKEIELPVDGTDLFNIAESLARSEDLTLFIHPDIGEDRLYQPILALREGSVSVQEVVDRASLDLYGSSEVIILVENEGRLELGTQEGVDRRSTSLICYSIDDTLRGMVLGEDATTTVHSPQEAAQSLTRLIQDLVYPDLWHGNGGHMASIHVASGGRMFIDAPQRVHDRLAWVIRMLPSMTQEDVNLRLKRGGRGWGHGANGADGGFGGQGGTGGVGFGGQGGAGGGFGGEGGADGGFGGEGGAGGGFGGEDGADGGFGGEGGAGGGFGGGAGGTLRPDDPDQGDWQRHAGLLAGALGTIEPEGTHEDYVTDEDPHAHHDAMIDSRNAAIDARQRELEEQLRMKMEQFEREAREYEKQLEQRKQAIEKYAQKQNEAIELRKMEVEQAIDQRRGEIERYIEGKKQQVEEIMSQHEQAFRATEQKLNERRQELEQWAERLRLQEENFKEQREPTYEEQHNFEKEARGAE; encoded by the coding sequence ATGCGTCCAGTTCGACAGTTCGTTGATCGTCTTTCCACGATGTTGCGGTTACCTGCAAGGCGCCGTCAAGCGATAGCAGATGAGTTAACCTCGCATTTGGAAGATCGTGTGAGAGATCTAGAACTTGAGGGATATTCACAATCAGAAGCGCTGAAGTTCGCTATTAGTGAGCTCGGCGAAATGAAAGAATTGGCGCACTGCTTACAACAGGCAAATCGTATGCCGTACAGGAGGATTGCTATGAATACACTGATCATCACTGGAACGGTGGGGGCGCTAACCGCTGCGGGTCTTTTTGTTGTTGATGAACCAATGGGTCCGTCGGACGGCATGTCAGGCGCCGTGGCGCCGGGTTTGAGCGAAAAAATAGAGGAGGATCTGGCTCGCAAGGAGATCGAGTTACCAGTAGATGGAACGGATTTGTTCAACATTGCCGAGTCACTAGCCAGATCAGAAGACCTGACACTTTTTATTCACCCCGACATTGGCGAAGACCGGCTCTATCAGCCTATTTTAGCGCTTCGTGAAGGCTCCGTCTCAGTGCAAGAGGTTGTTGATCGTGCAAGTCTTGACTTATATGGGTCTAGCGAGGTGATCATCTTGGTTGAAAATGAAGGTCGTCTTGAGTTGGGTACCCAAGAGGGGGTTGACCGTCGCTCAACAAGCTTGATTTGTTACTCGATTGACGACACTCTTAGAGGAATGGTTTTAGGTGAGGATGCGACAACGACCGTACATAGTCCTCAAGAGGCGGCGCAGAGCTTGACCAGACTGATTCAGGATTTGGTTTATCCAGATTTGTGGCACGGCAATGGTGGCCATATGGCTTCGATTCATGTGGCAAGCGGCGGGCGTATGTTCATTGATGCGCCGCAACGTGTTCATGATCGTCTCGCATGGGTCATTCGCATGCTGCCCTCGATGACACAGGAAGATGTTAACTTACGTTTGAAACGGGGTGGTCGTGGTTGGGGACACGGCGCCAACGGTGCTGACGGTGGCTTTGGTGGCCAGGGCGGTACTGGTGGCGTCGGCTTTGGTGGTCAGGGCGGCGCTGGCGGTGGCTTTGGTGGCGAGGGCGGCGCTGACGGTGGCTTTGGTGGCGAAGGCGGCGCTGGCGGTGGCTTTGGTGGCGAGGACGGCGCTGACGGTGGCTTTGGTGGCGAAGGCGGCGCTGGCGGTGGCTTTGGTGGGGGTGCCGGCGGAACGCTAAGGCCAGATGATCCGGATCAAGGTGACTGGCAGCGCCACGCAGGCTTGCTCGCCGGGGCTCTGGGTACCATTGAGCCCGAGGGAACCCATGAGGATTATGTGACGGACGAGGACCCGCATGCTCATCACGATGCGATGATTGATTCGCGCAACGCGGCGATAGATGCGAGGCAACGTGAGCTGGAAGAGCAGCTGCGCATGAAGATGGAGCAATTCGAACGTGAGGCTCGTGAGTATGAGAAACAACTTGAGCAGCGGAAGCAAGCGATTGAGAAATACGCGCAGAAGCAAAATGAGGCGATTGAGTTACGCAAAATGGAAGTAGAGCAAGCAATCGATCAACGACGCGGAGAAATAGAACGTTATATCGAAGGAAAGAAACAGCAAGTCGAAGAAATCATGTCTCAACATGAGCAAGCATTTAGAGCTACCGAACAAAAACTAAACGAACGTAGGCAAGAGTTAGAGCAATGGGCCGAGAGGCTTCGTTTACAGGAAGAGAACTTTAAAGAGCAGCGCGAGCCTACGTATGAAGAGCAACACAACTTCGAGAAAGAAGCACGGGGTGCTGAATAG